Genomic segment of Panthera leo isolate Ple1 chromosome B2, P.leo_Ple1_pat1.1, whole genome shotgun sequence:
gttggttgagcgtctgattcttagttttggctcaggtcatgatctcatggtttgtgggatcaaggcctgaGTTGGaccctgtgctaacagcacacatcctgcttgggattctgctcctacctcgctctctctctctcctcaaaataaataaataaacttaaaacaacaacaacaacgacaactgtaaaacatctttcctttaaaaaaaaattaagttactaaaaaaaaaaaattaaaataaaaaaattaaattactgaaAAGGAAATGCATTCTGGGTAGTTTTCATTCATCAAAACTAggtaaacaaaaccaaaccttaaaaatgcatactttgaggggcacctgagtggctcagtcagttaagcgtctgacttctactctggtcacgatctcacggttcatgggtttgagcccctcattgggctctgtgctgatggctcagagcctggagcctgtgcagattctgtgtctccctctctctctctgtccttcctttgctcacattgtgtgtgtctctctctctcaaaaaaaataaacatttaaaaaaatgcatactttgtgatttcttttttaaaagaaaatgtaaatatacaatTCTTGACTAAAATGTCAACTTATTGCTATGAACATAGCAACATATTGCTAGAAAATTCTATTCTGCCTTATagtaattatctttaatttttctaaacaGTTTAAAGGAGCACCTGAAATAGAACTTTAAGACTGGACCCCTACATAAACCAAAatgtaatgtaatatttttaacacTTTCTTATATAAACATTACCTGAATTCATGGCACAGGTACCATACTCATTATTAAAATAGAGTTAAATAACAGTTCATattaaaatagaactttaaatTCCAATTCTATTATAACCTGAGTCTAATTAAAACTCTTTATAAAGCAGTTGGGGAAGGTGTTATAAGGATTCCCAGAAATGAACCAAAAACTTTAAATGTCttgtcttttcagttttcaaagaCTGCATTAACATCTgatataaggcaaaaaaaaaaaaaaaaaaaaaaaaaaaaaaaaaaaatatatatatatatatatatatatatatatatatattacaagtTATAATCCTTTTgtgagttctttaaatattactAGTACTTTAATGTgcatgttttgtctcttcaaagcACTATTCAACTACtgcacattttattattattatcctctttttatcctgaaaaatggaaagacaggaaATTACCTCCCACCtacctttttttaatggagaaagtTACACTGAATAGTTTAATGTCATAGGCATTAACACACAGCTAATTGAGTAGAGCAAATATGGAATAGCCAGATCCTCTGATTCCcaaaccattatttcttttttcccttgacCTTGCTGAACAGAAGGAAATTGGTGCCATATGTCTGGGCCTAAAGTactatttattcagtaaataatgaTTAGGTGTATAATTTTATATGCTGAGTACCATTTTAGACATGGGAACTTGCACACTAACAGAGCTGGCCACAAATAGGGGAGTGAGCAGAGTAAACCAATGATAAGGACTCCAGGACAGAAGTGTGCTGGGAAGAGCCCTAAAACCCAGTCTGGGGGGTAGGAGAGGCTTCCTGGTGGAGCTGGCTCCTGGGCAGAATGTTGATGAGCTGGGTTGCTGGACTGACTGGAGGCTTGTCATCATGTGTGGAAATAAAGAGTGTGGCACTTTTGAAAAACTCCCAGTATTGTGATCCAGGCCATTAAAGTGGCCTGGAGGTGTGGATTGAGAGGAAAGTGGTCAACAGAAGTAGGACTGGTAAGGGCTTAAAGTCTGTGTTGTAAACAAGCAATGGTGAGCTCCTGGGGGCCATGGGGAGGGGAGTGGTATTCAGATTTCCGTTTTTAAACTATCACCCTGAAGTGGTTCAGAGAAGAGAGGGTGTGGCAGACATGAGGCAGGGGAACCATCACTTAAGGAAGGAAGGTCAGTTATGACACTGCTGTTTTTATCCTCTGCATCAGTTCATTTTGAAGGCTTGAGTGGAGAGcagtagaaatggaaagaatgcaTGGATTCCAGAAATGGTGAGATAAAACCAACAGGCCTAGATGACTGATTAGATGTAGGGGAAGGGTCAAATCTGGGTTGAAGGACAAGTTTGAAGATGTTGAGCTTGAAGTGCCCATGGGATAGTCAGTTGGACAAATCCAGAGCCACTGGATATTTGAATCCAAATTTCAGGAAAGATCTGGCTACAGGTATATGTGTGGGAATCATCTGGTACAGGTGCTAGCTAAAGCCAAGGGTGTGGGAGAAGTACCCGCACCAGAGGGACCGTGGAGGTAGAAAAGGGGCAGATGGCAGACCCCTGGAAACACCAGAGTTGACAGGGGTGGtgggagaagaaaacaggcaagacCAGAGAGGGTAGCATCACTAAGGCTGAGAGAGGGGCATTGGTCAGCAGCATGAATCCCCACAGCTCAGGTGAGATGAGGATCAAACAGGCTTAAAGCTTCAAGGATGAGACATGAACTCCCATCTTCTTTCTGCAACATCAAATCTAAACTCCTTTCAGTAATGCTGTGGCACCTACCCCACTCGCTTCTTGATTACTCCCCAACAGCCCCTCTGTTTATGGGCCCACAAAGAAGCCACAGCATTCCCTTCCTGGGAATTCCCTTTTGCCCCCTTCCTGAAATGCCCCACTCCTCACCCCTTTACTTGTTTAAGTCCCAGTGTGCCCCGAGTGAGCTCCGCTCTGGAGACCTGTTTGTATTTCAGTCTACTTAATAATTATATGCAGTCCAGTGATGTTGGCTATAGATTCATGAAGTTTGAATCTTCTTGTAGGCTGCTTGGGGAAAGGGGTCTTACTGTATTCTTCCTTTGTGGCCTTTGTAGTCTGCAGTATTGTTGAGCAGGTGATCAACAGAGCTCCTCCAGAGCTCTGCACATGATCAAAATATGACTTGAGTTTAGCCAGTTTATGAGGATTCTTCAGGAAGATTCCATTTCAGCTGTTTCAGCAGAGGAGCTGGAGCATACCCTGTGCCGAAGAGATCATTCTAAGGTAGCATCTTGGTCAGCCGATGGCCATATTAGCTCAGGGAGAAGTCATGGGGACGAGGCCAGGAATGAGGGAGGCACCCTTAGTCTGAGCTTTAgtcagagctgggactggaaAGGCTGGAGGTATGTGCCTGCACCAGTATCATGATGCCAACAGGTGATTTCCTCCGAGAAAGATTCTCAAACTTTCTAGTTGGCCCTTTGAAGACTATTTCTGGAAGTACTGCACACTCTGGAACAGTGAAGGTAAATCCTGTCTATGGGGGTAAACTATGGGGGGACTCCACTTGACAGCGCTTCTGAAGTTaatgctgattttaaaaattatactttgttACCATTGCTGTGGCTGCTCTCTGGTGAAGGGAGAATTTtatggcaggggaaggggcagttgCTAAGCAAAGGACAAAGAAATAatcccctctctttctgactgttagtttagaatttttcatttttcacttccaAAGTGTAAAAATTTAGATCCTCTTCACCCACACATAGATGACCTAGATCTTTGCAGCACCCTCATTACTGACAGATAAGACATCATATCTTGAGTCGGAGGCCATTGTGGTAGTGTCCCTGCAACTACCAGGTCTCTCTGTGGGTGTTGGGCTACACACTCCAGAGGATGGGGTTATTAAGGAGACCCTGAGGCTGGTGTGGCAGCACTTTAAAGAtccttggaggggcacctgagtggctcagtcggttaagcatccaacttcggctcaggtcatgatctcacagttcgtgagtttgagccccccatagggctctgtgctgacagctcagagcctggagcctgcatcagattctgtctccctctctgtcttcccctcacccacttgctctttctctctctctctctctcaaaaataaacattaaaaataattaaagatccTTGGAAAAGAAGCTCTCATTTGCAAGGGAAATAATGATTctgccattttttccccctgtgcaTCCTTTCCTTTGAAGTTAAAGTTAAAACCGTTAGGTCTTGCACTTCTTAGTTCTAAAACCTTTCCtagtttattttctgtaagaactagaaataattttctgaaaagaacTCAACATAAAGCCATGAAGTTAGGTTAGTGGTATGAGGACTGGAGGAACACTTGGGGTCAGAGCTCTGCAGACAGGGTTTTCTAGAAACTGACAATAAAGCAGTATCATGATCTGTCAGATCATGTCCTCAGAATGGACAGATGCCAGTTGGTTCCCATGTCTAAACTGTTGAGTTCCAACCATTAGACAATCAAAACCTGAGTTTTCGGTCTTTAGAAATTCACTTGCTTTGTTTGGTTTATAAGAACCTATTGTCCCAGACATCCTATTTTGAGAAGACAATGATGGGCAGAAATTGTACAGACATGTGTTATTTAACTTTAGATGTGGAATTGTCTCCAATTGGTTTGGGTGCCCAGGGATGATGGAAACACCCTTGATCTTAGACAGCAATGCTAAGGTGGAGCAATTCTACAGCTCATATCCCCAGTGACTCACCTTTACTTTTCCCAACCACAAAATCAGAccaatatttctgatttttctctctacttcACAAGAGATGGAAGAAGCCTGTATCTAAAGAATAGAGCTCTTTAATTCCCCAGAGCTTCAACAAAGCCCAGGTCCCCCAGGCCACATACTTCTCAGCCAATAGCTACCAGACAACTTGAAACATTGCCCCATGTCCTAGGCCCAGCCATGCAGTGCGTCCACTTGATCCTAGGGCTGGCATACTCCATCTGTTCCCACcattccctgtccctctcctttaCCTCTGCTGTGCTGTCACCAACTGCCACTGGAGTTTAGTTGAAGGAGTCTTAACTCAGGCTCTCGGATCCTCCTGCTGGCTGACAGCAGAAGCACTGcttagctttttcttttgttttctttttcttcctttctttctttctttctttctttctttttctttctttctttttcttttttaattttttttaacgtttatttatttttgagacagagagagaccgagcatgaacaggggagggtcagagagagagggagacacagaatctgaaacaggctccaggctctgagcggtcagcacagagcctgacgcggggctcgaacacggaccacgagatcatgacctgagccgaagtcggacgctcaaccaactgagccacccaggtgccccttcttttctttttttttttttttttaatgaattaaggTATTCTGATGActgttttttccctctctcccactctccctcttttTGTCCTTCTGACTCCATAATCCTTagtaagcattttatattttagagtttCTCATTTAACCATCACAACTATCCATATGGTATGCAGAATTAttactcctattttacagatgaagacactgaagcCTGGACAGCTCTATAACTTGCCCTAAGTTACCCAGAAAGTAGCCCCAAACCAAGGATTGACTCCACGTCtccctgagcttttttttttcttacattttattaattttcatgcCCTATTTTAGatcattatctaatttttttctttttcaatattgattAAGAAACGTGAGTCGGAAGATTACATTTTCTTCACTAAAATTAGTAATACTTTGAGAAGCACTTGCTGTATCTCTCCCAGCAGAAGGGCTCTGAAGGAAAGGAGCCATTTCAATAAATCAATCAGATTTTGAACTGGTCTGAGGAAAAGAGGTTAGAAAATATGAAGTACAGAAGGTAGCTGTATACATGCTAAAAATCcatttctttaccaaaaaaattcacatgaaatttTGCAGCTCTTTTGTgatatattttgtgaaataattgcTATGCTCCTCTGGCTCATCtgtcatgtaaaaaaaattctaagtgtaAGTTAAACATTTTTGAGGTCTACAATTCATTGGGTACAGATTTAGGTGCCCAGGAGAGCAAATGCAAAACGACTTACtttccaatttaatttaaaaagaaaacaaaaaaagcataatttaaaaataaaacaaaacaaaccccccccCAACTTTTACAGTTAGATTTTTATGCTGAATTTAGGCcaggtgttaattttttttaactgttaaagTATTTCCCAGAATATGTATTGGTCTTTACCAACCAAATTGATGACTCATTTGCCTATCTTTACTCTGAAGTTCAAGTTTCTACTGCTTATCTCAGATTTTCAAGTTACTGGTGAAATTAGTGAATATTTTAAGATCAGGTGGTCAAGAAATGTAAGCTGTCACTAGTAAcatcaatatttataatttttaatatttcaatataatgTCTCATACTATTAAAGCCTGTGTGGTAACTACATTTTAATAACATCTGGGAAACTTCAAGGTACCTCTAAAGGTACCCTTACGTACCTTCCTGATATCATTAAAACAGGCTGGTTAACAGCCCTATCTTACAAGATGTGCCTTCACACCGCAGTGGGTAGTAGAGACGAAACCCCAATCTTAGGgtggtaagggggggggggggtggtgtcttAGTCCAACTCGATTACGTACCGATGAAACAaaaatgaggctcaaagaagCTGTCTGCCGCTCCCCGGCTCCCCTAACGCACTCGAAGCCCTAAGCAACCCCACGGCCCTCGCCGCCTCTGCCCCGTCCGCCTGTCTCTCGGTTTGCCGACTTTCCTCTGTTCTCTGCAGGTTGCCGCCCCGCCGGCCGCCATGACGACCGCCATCTTGGAGCGCCTGAGCACCCTGTCGGTGAGCGGGCAGCAGCTGCGCCGCCTGCCCAAGCTCCTGGAGGACGGCCTTCCCAAGATGCCCTGCACCGTCCCCGAGACGGACGTGCCCCAGCTCTTCCGGGAGCCCTACATCCACACCGGCTACCGCCCTACGGGCCACGAGTGGCGCTACTACTTCTTCAGCCTCTTTCAGAAGCACAACGAGGTGGTCAACGTGTGGACCCACCTGCTGGCCGCCCTGGCCGTCCTCTTGCGATTCTGGGCCTTCGCTGAGGCCGAGGCCTTGCCGTGGGCCTCCACCCGCTCGCTGCCCCTGCTCCTCTTTATCCTGTCCTCCATCACTTACCTCACGTGCAGCCTTCTGGCCCACCTGCTGCAGTCCAAGTCGGAGCTCTCGCACTACACCTTCTACTTCGTGGACTACGTGGGCGTGAGCGTCTACCAGTATGGCAGTGCCTTGGCTCACTTCTTCTACAGCTCCGACCAGGCCTGGTACGAGCTGTTCTGGCTCTTCTTCTTGCCAGCAGCTGCCTTCTGTGGCTGGTTATCTTGCGCCGGCTGTTGCTATGCCAAGTATCGCTACCGCAGGCCTTACCCAGTCATGAGGAAGATCTGTCAAGTGGTGCCGGCAGGGCTGGCCTTCGTCCTAGACATCAGCCCCGTGGCACACCGCGTGGCCCTGTGCCACCTGGCTGGCTGCCAGGAGCAGGCGGCCTGGTACCATACTCTCCAGATCCTCTTCTTCCTGGTCAGCGCCTATTTCTTCTCCTGCCCGGTTCCTGAGAAGTACTTCCCAGGTTCCTGTGACATTGTGGGCCACGGGCATCAGATCTTCCACGCCTTCCTGGCCATCTGTACGCTCTCCCAGCTGGAGGCCATCCTCCTGGACTACCAGGGGCGGCAGGAGATCTTTCAGCAGCGCCACGGCCCCCTGTCTGTCTACACGGCTtgtctgtctttcttcttcttggcGGCCTGCAGCGCTGCCACTGCAGCCCTCCTGAGGCACAAAGTCAAGGACAGGCTGACAAAGAAAGATTCTTGAGGCTGGCAGGTGAAGTGAGATGTGGAGGCAGCCTGTCGTGATTTGGGGAAAAACCCAGTACAACATTAGGAGTTgactttttgtcttttaagagttgcttttaaattaatacatatttccAAGGATATGCCGTGGCATTGGAAAGCCAAAGGATTCAAGAATTTTGTTGTTATAGTTGTTGCTAATAAAAGGAGTATTACTTTTTCCTCTGTGTCATAGCCTTACAAGatacaggaagggaagggacctTGGCTAAGATTCATGGGACACTAAATTAAGGGTGATCTTTCTGCCTGAAAACGTAGGGGAATTCTGACTTTGGCCTCGAGGGGCAAGTCCTGGAGCTGAAGGGATAAAAAAGTTGGGACTGGAAAGTAAGTGTGTGGCTGGTCCACACCGTATTGGAATGGCTATCCTACTATGTTGGTTTTTGGTAATTGAATAAATTGAGCCAAGAACTCGATTTCATTTGGATTTCAGATTGTCCAGGGTGGAGAAGTCAGAATCTTCAAAATGACTCAGTGAAACCCTTAGACATAATGAATTACTCTGTTCATCTGATTTCTGGTCCCTTCTCTCTTGCCCTACTCTGCCACTGACTCTTTTCTCAGGATGATGTCTGCCTGGCTGTTTTCTCTGCAGTGTTGTCACTCCCATCTGTACCTTGCATGGTAATATAGAGGAATATGAAGGAGTCATATTTCCAGGAAATGCTTGGATCCATGTGGACATTCAGAAAGCTTATtctcatataataataataatgtaaatggtACTAGAAAGTGCAGTGCCAAGAGCCATCAGGAGACCCAGCCAGTAAGCATGGATACTGTTTTGTGTCATAGGACACTTCTGTTTTATACCTGTAGACTGCAGTACTTGAAATCTATTAGGGCTGCCTTACAGGCCAGAAAATCTGGGGCTTGTGCTAGGGAATCTCCAGATTTGGGCcaacatgttaaaaaaacaaaacaaaacaaaacaaaaactaatagaGTGAAGTAGTTCTGAGGGTCCCTGTAGGGACTCGATTATTTCAAGAGGAATCCAGGGTCTGGCCTCTTAACTAGATGCCACGACATAAAGGACCCACATAACTACCCTAGTTTAAGGTCCTCCAGCAGGTGGATAACCACCTCAACTTAGACCTGAATCCTTAAAATAATCAAGCCCCAGGACAGATGAACATGTGTGCTCACTGTGGGTTAATGCCTGAAGGTTCCTTTGGGTAAGAATGGTGAACCAGGTACTCTGTAGCTAGAATTTACTTTTGCCCAGTAGCTTCTATGGGATAAGCGGTACTTGCGATTGATGTGTTCTGGCTGCACAGCCTTCTCTGAGGACCGATTTATGTACTAATCCTGTGAAGGGGGCTGTGTTGACAGAGGAGCCATGGGAGTATTCTCAGAGGCCATGTTTCCTATCAGGATAAGGTCTCTGTTTACTACAAAGGAAACTGCTTTGTTTTCAGGCCAGTTTGATGAAATTTTTCTGTTACTAGGTTATTTTGTTATCTTCacgtctttgttttcttcctttctctgagagATTTGTGGATTTTGTGCCTTATAAATGGAAATGTATGAACACTTTACTTAATATATGGCCATGTGGAATTTTCAGTTTTGGGTTAtaggaataaggaaaaaaagaatgcattgcTTTTCAACCGGTGGATGAAAAAACGTCAGAACACCAGAATTACTTATCATTCAAAAGACTCTGTCAACCTGCATTTtggcaaaaaccaaacaaacaaaaaaccactctACTGAAGCTTTCCTATAATCTTCATATCAAGAAAGCATATGTCTTGTCTGCTACATGGAGTTCCTAGATGGATTTCTTTGTTAATTCTTAAATACCTGAACTTCTGTGCTACCCAAGTGTCTTACATAAGCTTCTGGTGTCTAGTCCAAATTCATCACAAAGTTGGCAAAACTGAAGCCAGTTGAACTAAACAAGGGAATGGGGGGTTGTACAAACACATCGCAAGAGGGTCAGTTTAAAATGGGGactagaaaatgtttgaaatattcacTTTTACGGATTCAAAGACCGTATTTTAAAAGTTGGGAGGAAGGTTTAAATCAAGCTCTTGGATATGGTGGTGGTCCTGTTGGATGTAGATCTTCAGGCCAAAGGCAGGTACTTTTTAGAAGACAAAGCCGGAAAGAGAGCAGTGATCTTCAAATGCGGGTGACAGAGCAAGGCCAGCTGACACACTGTAAATGGTCTGTGACAAGTTCAGATAGACTAACCTCTTAAGGTATTGCCATgaaattattactttaatttgcaCAGGTATTGGTCCTCCAAGtgattggaaatttttaaaaaagtataaaatttttcACCAGAGATATTTGAGGAGCACTGGGGACTAGGTATCTCATTAAAATACCAGTatcttattcaaaatatataaacacagaaAATGCAGATGGTTTAAACTACTCAGACTTTTGAAGGATTAAAGActccttttaaaacatttgcatTAAAATGAGTGTATCAGCAAGGAACAGACTTCGTTTAtttaaaagaagtaattaagTATTTGATAAAGGAAGTTATTTTACTCCACCATAGCCTCACCAACAGTTGACATCTGGAAATTGTGCCAgttatctctctgtctctattaaaatgtaaatgcctCTGGAAAACCTAAACGATCAGTCATTTACATCTTGTGAATAAAAATTTTGATGGATTTGTATGAGGCCGTACTCAAGGTAAGGAGATGGGGTATCAGGACACAGCAGATGGGGACGCATTTGCCTATTTCCCTCTTGCCTAGTACTTCCTGCCTTGTAATTACC
This window contains:
- the PAQR8 gene encoding membrane progestin receptor beta, coding for MTTAILERLSTLSVSGQQLRRLPKLLEDGLPKMPCTVPETDVPQLFREPYIHTGYRPTGHEWRYYFFSLFQKHNEVVNVWTHLLAALAVLLRFWAFAEAEALPWASTRSLPLLLFILSSITYLTCSLLAHLLQSKSELSHYTFYFVDYVGVSVYQYGSALAHFFYSSDQAWYELFWLFFLPAAAFCGWLSCAGCCYAKYRYRRPYPVMRKICQVVPAGLAFVLDISPVAHRVALCHLAGCQEQAAWYHTLQILFFLVSAYFFSCPVPEKYFPGSCDIVGHGHQIFHAFLAICTLSQLEAILLDYQGRQEIFQQRHGPLSVYTACLSFFFLAACSAATAALLRHKVKDRLTKKDS